The nucleotide window CAACGCATCGCTTCTCATACCAGCCCGCCTTCTGTAGCAACTGAATCATTTGTTGATAGGGTAACAATGAGGATTGTGACGTTTCAGTCATATTGAACAACTCCTGTTATTTCATTCCAGTTTAGTATATCTGATCTTCTGGAAAAGGACTATATAACCTGATGTCGCGTTTTTACAATACGACCTTTGGGGTATAACGATAGGATAGGAGTGCGAGGTTGGCAGATCGCATATCCAATACATAAAGGGAGTGAGTCCATGGAACTCAAATATGAGTTTTATATCAATGCAGGGCTGGAAGATGTGTGGAATGCCCTCATTTCACCAGATGGTACACGGAACAGCTTTTTCGGCAGTGAACTTCGTACGAATTTTCAGCCAGGTCAGCCGTTTGCTTATGTAGGGCCAGGCAATGATGGTGCGGAGACTGTCCATGTGTATGGGGATATATTAGAATTCGAACCGTTGTCCAGACTCAGCTATCAAGAGCATCCCGGGCCGTCATACCATGCGAATCATGCAGAGCTTCAATCCAGAGTGGCCTTCCAGTTGGAGACTGTGGGGGAGTGTACGAAGCTGACGCTGATCAATGATCAATTTACAGATAACCATCCTTCCTTTGCCAATGCACAGAGCAGTTGGTGGATGATTTTGAGCAGCATCAAAACTTGGGTGGAGACGGGGAAATCGCTGAATTTTGGCGGGTAGTTAGCTGGTAAGAGGCAGTCATCAATGATGGATTATAATCATAAAAAAATCTATATAACACATGAACCAGTGCTAATTCAGCGCTGGTTCATTTTCTTTATACAAATTAAGACTATAGCTCTACATTTAATGTCTAATGATGTCGAAATATATATCATATGACCTAAGAGGAGAAATGGATATGTTTCGTAAAAGCACTGAATCTACCAAACAACTTCGTATAGATGCGCATCAAAAATTACTAGAGTATAGTCGTAAACTGGTTGCAAACGCAGAAAAGGGCGACTATGGTACAGGGGTCGAAGATGGCATTGAATTTCAGGATAACGATGAAATAGCCAGTAACATCAAAAAAGCAGTACATATGATGAAAGCACAAAACGAAGCCGTGGAGATGCGTCTTAGAATGCTAAATCAGGCGATGAATGTGGGATTATGGGAATCTGAAATTGTTGCCGGTGATCCGCTGGATAACAATAATATCATTGCATTTTCGAATGAATTCCGCCAAA belongs to Paenibacillus sp. FSL H8-0079 and includes:
- a CDS encoding SRPBCC family protein, whose amino-acid sequence is MELKYEFYINAGLEDVWNALISPDGTRNSFFGSELRTNFQPGQPFAYVGPGNDGAETVHVYGDILEFEPLSRLSYQEHPGPSYHANHAELQSRVAFQLETVGECTKLTLINDQFTDNHPSFANAQSSWWMILSSIKTWVETGKSLNFGG